The following is a genomic window from Marinococcus sp. PL1-022.
TGGGCCAGTATTTCCTCCAGAGCATCATCATAGTTTTTCTTTTGCTCGATCTCTTTGTACGATTCGATCGTTTTCTGCTGCATGTAGTCGTGCATTTTCATATGCAGAATCGTTTGCACAATTGTATGTAATGCCGGAGTATCCCGCCGTTTTTTCATCTGGCTTATGCTCATTTCCCATATTTCGTTTATATGTATGTTTTTGTATCCCAGTGTTTCAAATTCCTTCACTTTGCTCTCAAGTGCCGG
Proteins encoded in this region:
- a CDS encoding post-transcriptional regulator, producing the protein MEEVWEEWKAVVYPALESKVKEFETLGYKNIHINEIWEMSISQMKKRRDTPALHTIVQTILHMKMHDYMQQKTIESYKEIEQKKNYDDALEEILAQVSGNVAEKVD